A stretch of the Actinoalloteichus fjordicus genome encodes the following:
- a CDS encoding SDR family NAD(P)-dependent oxidoreductase, translated as MQLRNTIAVVTGASRGVGRGIAEVLGENGATVYVTGRSSRATGSPTGRPETIEETAERVTARGGTGIPVRCDHTDIDQIRALFDRVRADSGRLDVLVSNAWGGYETTEDDGIVPQPLWESDPRQLDAMLIAGLRAHVLTAQFGLRLLAETGNGLLAVTTWAVGPEYYGQLYYDVAKTAVNRMPLGLAEDLRPSGGTALAVSPGWTQTENMPAEAAPYTESPEFIGRAIAALAADPDPSRHTGALRTVVELAADYGFTDVNGRASSPFWDAFAEGRNLPFELFSGTEG; from the coding sequence GTGCAACTGCGGAACACGATCGCGGTCGTCACCGGCGCCAGCCGGGGCGTGGGGCGGGGCATCGCCGAGGTGCTCGGTGAGAACGGCGCCACCGTGTACGTCACCGGCCGGTCCAGCCGGGCCACCGGCAGCCCCACCGGGCGCCCCGAGACCATCGAGGAGACGGCGGAGCGGGTCACGGCGCGCGGCGGCACCGGCATCCCGGTGCGCTGCGATCACACCGACATCGACCAGATCCGGGCGTTGTTCGACCGGGTGCGGGCCGACTCGGGCAGGCTCGATGTACTGGTCTCCAACGCCTGGGGCGGCTACGAGACCACCGAGGACGACGGGATCGTCCCGCAGCCCTTGTGGGAGTCCGATCCGCGCCAGCTCGACGCGATGCTGATCGCCGGGCTGCGGGCGCACGTGCTCACGGCCCAGTTCGGCCTGCGATTGCTGGCCGAGACCGGGAACGGACTGCTGGCGGTCACCACCTGGGCGGTCGGCCCGGAGTACTACGGCCAGCTGTACTACGACGTCGCCAAGACGGCGGTCAACCGGATGCCGCTCGGCCTGGCCGAGGACCTCCGCCCCTCCGGCGGCACGGCGCTGGCCGTCTCGCCCGGCTGGACGCAGACCGAGAACATGCCTGCGGAGGCCGCGCCCTACACCGAGTCGCCGGAGTTCATCGGTCGTGCCATCGCGGCGCTGGCCGCCGACCCCGATCCCAGCCGCCACACCGGCGCGCTGCGCACGGTCGTGGAGCTGGCCGCCGACTACGGCTTCACCGACGTCAACGGCCGCGCGAGCAGTCCGTTCTGGGACGCGTTCGCCGAGGGACGCAACCTGCCGTTCGAGCTGTTCAGCGGTACAGAAGGCTGA
- a CDS encoding alkaline phosphatase D family protein, with amino-acid sequence MTGLLLGPVLRYADADSATVWVETDAACDVEVLGTTTPTFGVGGHHYALVVLRDLPSDTATPYEVRLDGELVWPPPGSTLPPSRIRTSAQRPEHFTLVFGSCQHPRVDPVDRPDTLGPHALAAYAQRMATQDQQDWPDALLLLGDQVYADETSPATQDWLATRRDLTTPPGTEVADFEEYTYLYREAWSGELLRWLLSTVPTAMIFDDHDVRDDWNTSQAWRREMAATPWWRQRIRGGLASYWIYQHLGNLRPVDLDEDEVYARVLRSGRDGDALELLEDFAEWADSEADGATAYRWSYRRDYGPVRLVVIDNRAGRVVAEGVRKMVGDEEFDWIEHNAVSTPDHVEHLFLASTLPWLLPPAISDVESHNEVASARPGSRGERGERIRQGLDLEHWAAFRESFDRLSALLLRSVRSGTATASVLSGDVHHSYIAKARYPDAPDAPVYQLTCSPLHNAAPRKMRWLFRMGWWPALVRLTRFAARRAGVADPPLSWDRLAGPYFGNEVATVSIRGRHAEVRLEQATTADGRLGLRPMTRQVLANG; translated from the coding sequence GACCGGTACTGCGTTACGCGGATGCCGACTCCGCCACGGTGTGGGTGGAGACCGACGCGGCGTGTGATGTCGAGGTGCTGGGCACCACGACGCCGACCTTCGGGGTGGGCGGCCACCACTACGCGCTGGTGGTGCTGCGAGACCTCCCCTCGGACACGGCGACGCCGTATGAGGTGCGCCTCGACGGGGAGCTGGTCTGGCCGCCGCCGGGTTCCACCCTGCCGCCGAGCCGCATCCGCACCTCGGCGCAGCGTCCGGAGCACTTCACGCTGGTCTTCGGCTCCTGTCAGCACCCGCGCGTCGACCCGGTGGACCGTCCCGACACGCTCGGTCCGCACGCGCTGGCTGCCTACGCACAGCGGATGGCGACCCAGGACCAGCAGGACTGGCCGGACGCGCTGCTGCTGCTCGGCGACCAGGTCTACGCCGACGAGACCAGCCCGGCGACTCAGGACTGGCTGGCGACCCGTCGCGACCTGACCACGCCGCCGGGCACCGAGGTCGCCGACTTCGAGGAGTACACCTACCTCTACCGCGAGGCGTGGTCCGGCGAGCTGCTGCGCTGGCTGCTCTCCACCGTGCCGACGGCGATGATCTTCGACGATCACGACGTCCGCGACGACTGGAACACCTCGCAGGCCTGGCGCCGCGAGATGGCCGCCACCCCGTGGTGGCGGCAGCGGATTCGCGGCGGACTGGCCTCGTACTGGATCTATCAGCATCTCGGCAATCTCCGCCCGGTCGACCTCGACGAGGACGAGGTGTACGCGCGGGTCCTGCGCTCCGGTCGCGACGGCGATGCACTGGAGCTGCTGGAGGACTTCGCCGAATGGGCGGACTCCGAGGCGGACGGCGCCACGGCCTACCGCTGGAGCTACCGCCGCGACTACGGGCCGGTGCGGCTGGTGGTGATCGACAATCGGGCGGGCCGCGTCGTCGCGGAGGGGGTCCGCAAGATGGTCGGTGACGAGGAGTTCGACTGGATCGAGCACAACGCCGTCAGCACGCCGGATCACGTCGAGCACCTGTTCCTCGCCAGCACTCTGCCCTGGCTGCTGCCGCCCGCGATCAGCGACGTCGAGTCGCACAACGAGGTCGCCTCGGCGCGTCCCGGCAGCCGGGGCGAGCGAGGGGAGCGGATTCGGCAGGGCCTGGACCTGGAGCACTGGGCGGCCTTCCGCGAGTCCTTCGACCGGCTCTCGGCGCTGCTGCTGCGCTCGGTGCGCAGCGGCACGGCGACGGCCTCGGTGCTCTCCGGCGACGTCCACCACAGCTACATCGCCAAGGCCCGGTATCCCGACGCCCCCGACGCGCCCGTCTACCAGCTCACCTGCTCGCCCCTGCACAACGCGGCACCCAGGAAGATGCGCTGGCTGTTCCGGATGGGCTGGTGGCCCGCGCTCGTCCGCCTCACCCGATTCGCCGCCCGGCGAGCCGGCGTCGCCGACCCGCCGCTGAGCTGGGATCGACTCGCGGGGCCCTACTTCGGCAACGAGGTGGCGACGGTCTCGATCCGGGGCCGCCATGCCGAGGTGCGCCTCGAACAGGCCACGACGGCCGACGGGCGACTCGGCCTGCGCCCCATGACCCGGCAGGTGCTGGCGAACGGCTGA